A window of the Helianthus annuus cultivar XRQ/B chromosome 4, HanXRQr2.0-SUNRISE, whole genome shotgun sequence genome harbors these coding sequences:
- the LOC118491675 gene encoding translation initiation factor eIF-2B subunit alpha-like, translating to MWWRSASFILDRNDNPLQNDTVPNPESRLLTPPSSHMADTNPNPNPNPINNISAYYQTRAAHHGVVTSDWLAQAQAAVGRDQPSDSDTSLKSSASEKPFSVIEEFNNWRKQPDLAEAVAAIRALASVIRSSEANTIAELQSELKSASDSLKSWDRTSISLTAGCDLFMRYITRTSAFEYEDFNSAKSRFLERAEKFGEISYKARKIIAMLGQDFIFNGCTILVHGFSRVVLEILKTAAESRKVFRVLCTEGRPDRTGLRFANELAKVDVPVKLLIDSAVAYSMDEVDMVFVGADGVVESGGIINMMGTYQIALVAKTMDKPVYVAAESYKFARLYPLDQKDMVPAARPIDFGVPIPSKVEVETSARDYTPPQYLTLLFTDLGVLTPSVVSDELIQLYL from the exons ATGTGGTGGCGATCTGCTTCTTTCATTCTCGACAGGAACGACAATCCTCTCCAAAACGACACCGTTCCTAACCCCGAAAGCCGTCTTCTCACTCCGCCGTCATCCCACATGGCTGAcaccaaccctaaccctaaccctaaccccaTCAACAACATATCCGCTTACTATCAAACAAGAGCGGCTCACCACGGCGTCGTCACCAGCGACTGGCTCGCCCAGGCTCAAGCCGCCGTTGGCCGCGATCAGCCATCCGATTCGGACACTTCGCTCAAGTCCAGCGCCTCTGAAAAGCCGTTTAGTGTGATTGAGGAGTTTAATAACTGGAGGAAACAACCTGATTTGGCTGAAGCGGTGGCGGCTATTAGGGCTTTGGCTTCTGTTATTAGGTCTAGTGAGGCTAATACCATTGCCGAGCTTCAAAGCGAACTCAAGTCGGCTTCTGATTCTCTCAAG TCATGGGACAGAACATCCATCTCATTGACAGCTGGCTGTGATCTCTTTATGCGTTACATAACAAGAACATCAGCTTTTGAATATGAGGATTTTAATTCAGCCAAGTCTCGCTTCCTTGAACGTGCAGAGAAATTTGGGGAGATTTCTTATAAG GCTCGGAAGATCATAGCAATGCTAGGTCAAGATTTTATCTTCAACGGTTGTACAATCCTGGTGCACGGTTTTTCAAGAgttgttcttgaaattttgaagaCCGCAGCAGAAAGTAGGAAAGTCTTTCGAGTTCTCTGCACAG AGGGGCGGCCAGATAGGACAGGATTACGATTTGCCAATGAGCTGGCAAAGGTGGACGTACCTGTGAAACTGTTGATCGATTCAGCAGTAGCATACAGTATGGATGAAGTGGACATGGTATTTGTTGGGGCGGATGGAGTTGTTGAAAGTGGAGGCATCATTAACATGATGGGAACTTATCAGATTGCTTTAGTGGCTAAAACCATGGACAAACCTGTTTATGTTGCAGCCGAGAGCTACAAG TTTGCTCGTTTGTATCCGTTGGATCAAAAGGACATGGTGCCAGCCGCACGGCCAATTGATTTCGGTGTACCGATACCATCAAAGGTTGAGGTGGAAACATCGGCACGGGATTACACCCCACCTCAATATTTAACCCTGCTTTTCACAGATCTGGGTGTGTTGACACCGTCTGTGGTTAGCGATGAGCTTATCCAGCTTTACTTGTAA
- the LOC118491292 gene encoding uncharacterized protein LOC118491292, with the protein MGNCHTAEVAVVVVMQPGYKPVTIYQPVSGRDVMNLNSGHYVAQLVKSPVKYLKLLRPDDTLLVGQVYRLISYQDVLKEFAAKKCMKLRKLLMERVVFAPVKEAVVAPASTVNISSDKVVRL; encoded by the exons ATGGGGAACTGTCACACGGCGGAGGTTGCGGTGGTGGTGGTAATGCAGCCAGGATATAAACCGGTGACGATTTACCAGCCGGTGAGTGGACGTGACGTCATGAACTTGAATTCCGGTCACTACGTCGCACAACTGGTTAAGTCGCCGGTGAAGTATTTGAAGCTACTCCGGCCAGATGATACCTTACTTGTTGGTCAAGTTTACCGACTCATCAGCTACCAAG ATGTGTTGAAAGAGTTTGCTGCAAAGAAGTGCATGAAACTCAGGAAGTTGTTGATGGAAAGAGTAGTGTTTGCACCGGTGAAGGAGGCGGTGGTTGCTCCGGCGTCGACAGTAAATATCAGTTCCGACAAG GTGGTTAGGTTATAA